In Mustelus asterias chromosome 16, sMusAst1.hap1.1, whole genome shotgun sequence, one DNA window encodes the following:
- the ccni2 gene encoding cyclin-I isoform X2, with amino-acid sequence MKCPGSLDDQRLAFLLADALSKEARLWKVPLFKTCSNQGATITPKQRENVVLWLRDLCSKFGYYPETFFLAVSILDRLLATVKAQPKYLRCIAISSLFIAAKINEEDEVTLLVKDLAAKSASGCSSSEVLRMEKIILDKLQWDLYTATPADFVNIFHAMVMSSRPHLLEQWPQMKPSLHAVLLTRQLQHCMACHQLLQFRGSTLALAIISLEVERLIPDWFVVTTDLLKKAQVHNLDFVYCKNIVAQHLLPPAMASAFNTVYIFDPANSGLVRHQSGRMLYTHSREYDPQSQLPTRGALWSSQPAPISNSGALEKASEAEADGIYSGLTAAAVEISSTVAPQLTENLPPCPPLQPVDNV; translated from the exons ATGAAATGTCCTGGGTCCTTAGATGACCAGAGGCTTGCCTTCCTGCTCGCTGATGCACTTTCTAAGGAGGCCAGATTATGGAAAGTGCCTCTTTTCAAGACTTGCAGCAACCAG GGTGCAACTATCACTCCAAAGCAGCGTGAAAATGTGGTTCTGTGGCTCAGGGACTTGTGCTCAAAGTTTGGTTATTACCCTGAAACATTTTTTCTTGCCGTTAGTATTCTCGATCGACTCTTGGCCACTGTCAAG GCACAACCAAAGTACCTACGTTGCATTGCCATTTCCAGCTTATTCATCGCAGCCAAAATCAATGAAGAAGATGAG GTCACACTTCTGGTAAAGGATCTTGCAGCAAAGAGTGCCAGCGGCTGTTCTTCGAGTGAAGTTCTCAGGATGGAGAAAATCATACTGGATAAGCTGCAGTGGGATCTTTACACTGCCACACCCGCCGACTTTGTGAACATA TTCCACGCCATGGTGATGTCCAGCCGGCCCCATCTCCTTGAGCAATGGCCTCAGATGAAGCCTTCTCTCCACGCCGTGCTTTTGACCAGGCAGTTGCAGCACTGCATGGCTTGCCACCAGTTATTACAGTTCAGAGGCTCCACGCTCGCCTTAGCAATCATCAGCTTGGAGGTAGAGAGACTGATTCCTGACTGGTTCGTTGTTACAACTGATCTGCTAAAAAAAGCACAG GTTCACAATTTGGACTTTGTCTACTGTAAGAACATTGTggcacaacatttattgcctccaGCAATGGCCTCCGCCTTCAATACAGTTTACATCTTTGATCCTGCAAATTCAGGTCTTGTGAGGCACCAAAGCGGAAGAATGCTTTATACTCATTCCAGGGAATATGATCCGCAGTCTCAATTGCCCACCAGGGGAGCGCTGTGGTCTAGCCAACCGGCTCCGATAAGCAACAGTGGAGCTCTAGAGAAAGCAAGTGAAGCAGAAGCCGATGGTATTTACAGTGGCCTCACTGCAGCTGCAGTGGAAatcagcagcacagtggcaccacAGCTAACTGAAAACCTTCCTCCTTGTCCCCCACTACAGCCTGTGGACAATGTGTAA
- the ccni2 gene encoding cyclin-I isoform X1: MKCPGSLDDQRLAFLLADALSKEARLWKVPLFKTCSNQQGATITPKQRENVVLWLRDLCSKFGYYPETFFLAVSILDRLLATVKAQPKYLRCIAISSLFIAAKINEEDEVTLLVKDLAAKSASGCSSSEVLRMEKIILDKLQWDLYTATPADFVNIFHAMVMSSRPHLLEQWPQMKPSLHAVLLTRQLQHCMACHQLLQFRGSTLALAIISLEVERLIPDWFVVTTDLLKKAQVHNLDFVYCKNIVAQHLLPPAMASAFNTVYIFDPANSGLVRHQSGRMLYTHSREYDPQSQLPTRGALWSSQPAPISNSGALEKASEAEADGIYSGLTAAAVEISSTVAPQLTENLPPCPPLQPVDNV; encoded by the exons ATGAAATGTCCTGGGTCCTTAGATGACCAGAGGCTTGCCTTCCTGCTCGCTGATGCACTTTCTAAGGAGGCCAGATTATGGAAAGTGCCTCTTTTCAAGACTTGCAGCAACCAG CAGGGTGCAACTATCACTCCAAAGCAGCGTGAAAATGTGGTTCTGTGGCTCAGGGACTTGTGCTCAAAGTTTGGTTATTACCCTGAAACATTTTTTCTTGCCGTTAGTATTCTCGATCGACTCTTGGCCACTGTCAAG GCACAACCAAAGTACCTACGTTGCATTGCCATTTCCAGCTTATTCATCGCAGCCAAAATCAATGAAGAAGATGAG GTCACACTTCTGGTAAAGGATCTTGCAGCAAAGAGTGCCAGCGGCTGTTCTTCGAGTGAAGTTCTCAGGATGGAGAAAATCATACTGGATAAGCTGCAGTGGGATCTTTACACTGCCACACCCGCCGACTTTGTGAACATA TTCCACGCCATGGTGATGTCCAGCCGGCCCCATCTCCTTGAGCAATGGCCTCAGATGAAGCCTTCTCTCCACGCCGTGCTTTTGACCAGGCAGTTGCAGCACTGCATGGCTTGCCACCAGTTATTACAGTTCAGAGGCTCCACGCTCGCCTTAGCAATCATCAGCTTGGAGGTAGAGAGACTGATTCCTGACTGGTTCGTTGTTACAACTGATCTGCTAAAAAAAGCACAG GTTCACAATTTGGACTTTGTCTACTGTAAGAACATTGTggcacaacatttattgcctccaGCAATGGCCTCCGCCTTCAATACAGTTTACATCTTTGATCCTGCAAATTCAGGTCTTGTGAGGCACCAAAGCGGAAGAATGCTTTATACTCATTCCAGGGAATATGATCCGCAGTCTCAATTGCCCACCAGGGGAGCGCTGTGGTCTAGCCAACCGGCTCCGATAAGCAACAGTGGAGCTCTAGAGAAAGCAAGTGAAGCAGAAGCCGATGGTATTTACAGTGGCCTCACTGCAGCTGCAGTGGAAatcagcagcacagtggcaccacAGCTAACTGAAAACCTTCCTCCTTGTCCCCCACTACAGCCTGTGGACAATGTGTAA
- the ccni2 gene encoding cyclin-I isoform X3 has product MKCPGSLDDQRLAFLLADALSKEARLWKVPLFKTCSNQQGATITPKQRENVVLWLRDLCSKFGYYPETFFLAVSILDRLLATVKVTLLVKDLAAKSASGCSSSEVLRMEKIILDKLQWDLYTATPADFVNIFHAMVMSSRPHLLEQWPQMKPSLHAVLLTRQLQHCMACHQLLQFRGSTLALAIISLEVERLIPDWFVVTTDLLKKAQVHNLDFVYCKNIVAQHLLPPAMASAFNTVYIFDPANSGLVRHQSGRMLYTHSREYDPQSQLPTRGALWSSQPAPISNSGALEKASEAEADGIYSGLTAAAVEISSTVAPQLTENLPPCPPLQPVDNV; this is encoded by the exons ATGAAATGTCCTGGGTCCTTAGATGACCAGAGGCTTGCCTTCCTGCTCGCTGATGCACTTTCTAAGGAGGCCAGATTATGGAAAGTGCCTCTTTTCAAGACTTGCAGCAACCAG CAGGGTGCAACTATCACTCCAAAGCAGCGTGAAAATGTGGTTCTGTGGCTCAGGGACTTGTGCTCAAAGTTTGGTTATTACCCTGAAACATTTTTTCTTGCCGTTAGTATTCTCGATCGACTCTTGGCCACTGTCAAG GTCACACTTCTGGTAAAGGATCTTGCAGCAAAGAGTGCCAGCGGCTGTTCTTCGAGTGAAGTTCTCAGGATGGAGAAAATCATACTGGATAAGCTGCAGTGGGATCTTTACACTGCCACACCCGCCGACTTTGTGAACATA TTCCACGCCATGGTGATGTCCAGCCGGCCCCATCTCCTTGAGCAATGGCCTCAGATGAAGCCTTCTCTCCACGCCGTGCTTTTGACCAGGCAGTTGCAGCACTGCATGGCTTGCCACCAGTTATTACAGTTCAGAGGCTCCACGCTCGCCTTAGCAATCATCAGCTTGGAGGTAGAGAGACTGATTCCTGACTGGTTCGTTGTTACAACTGATCTGCTAAAAAAAGCACAG GTTCACAATTTGGACTTTGTCTACTGTAAGAACATTGTggcacaacatttattgcctccaGCAATGGCCTCCGCCTTCAATACAGTTTACATCTTTGATCCTGCAAATTCAGGTCTTGTGAGGCACCAAAGCGGAAGAATGCTTTATACTCATTCCAGGGAATATGATCCGCAGTCTCAATTGCCCACCAGGGGAGCGCTGTGGTCTAGCCAACCGGCTCCGATAAGCAACAGTGGAGCTCTAGAGAAAGCAAGTGAAGCAGAAGCCGATGGTATTTACAGTGGCCTCACTGCAGCTGCAGTGGAAatcagcagcacagtggcaccacAGCTAACTGAAAACCTTCCTCCTTGTCCCCCACTACAGCCTGTGGACAATGTGTAA